A region from the Serinus canaria isolate serCan28SL12 chromosome 10, serCan2020, whole genome shotgun sequence genome encodes:
- the FEM1B gene encoding protein fem-1 homolog B isoform X1 — MEGLAGYVYKAASEGRVLTLAALLLNRSESDIKYLLGYVSQHGGQRSTPLIIAARNGHAKVVRLLLEHYRVHTQQTGTVRFDGFVIDGATALWCAAGAGHFEVVKLLVSHGANVNHTTVTNSTPLRAACFDGRLDIVKYLVENNANISIANKYDNTCLMIAAYKGHTDVVRYLLEQHADPNAKAHCGATALHFAAEAGHLEIVRELVRWKAAMMVNGHGMTPLKVAAESCKADVVELLLAHADCDRRSRIEALELLGASFANDRENYDILKTYHYLYLAMLERYRDSENVIEKEVLPQIEAYGNRSECRTPQELESIRQDRDALHMEGLIVRERILGSDNIDVSHPIIYRGAVYADNMEFEQCIKLWLHALHLRQKGNRNTHKDLLRFAQVFSQMIHLNEPVKAKDIESVLRCSVLEIEQGMARIKTTPDADIHTAMDNYECNIFTFLYLVCISTKTQCSEDDQSRINKQIYNLIHLDPRTRDGSSLLHHAVNSGTPVDDFHTNDVCSFPNALVTKLLLDCGADVNAVDNEGNSPLHIIVQYHRPISDFLTLHSIIISLVEAGAHTDMTNKQKKTPLDKSTTGVSEILLKTQMKLSLKCLAARAVRIYNISYQNQIPRTLEEFVQFH, encoded by the exons ATGGAGGGGCTGGCGGGGTACGTGTACAAGGCGGCCAGCGAGGGCCGCGTGCTCACCTTGGCCGCGCTGCTGCTGAACCGCTCCGAGAGCGACATCAAGTACCTGCTGGGCTACGTGAGCCAGCACGGCGGGCAGCGCTCCACGCCGCTCATCATCGCCGCCCGCAACGGGCACGCCAAGGTGGTGCGGCTGCTGCTCGAGCATTACCGCGTCCACACGCAGCAGACCGGCACCGTCCGCTTCGACGG CTTCGTCATCGACGGCGCCACCGCGCTGTGGTGCGCGGCCGGCGCCGGCCACTTCGAGGTGGTCAAGCTGCTGGTGAGCCACGGCGCCAACGTCAACCACACCACGGTGACCAACTCGACGCCTCTGCGGGCGGCCTGCTTCGATGGCCGGCTGGACATCGTCAAGTACCTGGTGGAGAACAACGCCAACATCAGCATCGCCAACAAGTACGACAACACCTGCCTGATGATCGCGGCCTACAAGGGCCACACGGACGTGGTGCGCtacctgctggagcagcacgCCGACCCCAACGCCAAGGCTCACTGCGGGGCCACCGCCCTGCACTTCGCCGCCGAGGCCGGGCACCTGGAGATCGTCAGGGAGCTGGTCAGGTGGAAGGCGGCCATGATGGTCAACGGCCACGGCATGACGCCGCTCAAGGTGGCCGCCGAGAGCTGCAAGGCCGACgtggtggagctgctgctggctcacgCCGACTGcgacaggaggagcaggatcgaagctctggagctgctgggggccTCGTTTGCCAACGACAGGGAGAACTACGACATTTTGAAGACTTACCACTATTTATATTTAGCCATGCTGGAGAGGTACCGCGACAGCGAGAACGTCATCGAGAAGGAGGTGCTTCCCCAGATCGAGGCTTACGGAAACAGGTCGGAATGCAGGACCCCTCAGGAGCTGGAGTCCATTAGGCAGGACAGAGATGCCCTTCACATGGAAGGCCTCATAGTGCGGGAGAGAATCCTGGGCTCGGACAATATCGACGTCTCCCACCCCATCATTTACCGGGGCGCCGTCTACGCGGACAACATGGAGTTCGAGCAGTGCATCAAGCTCTGGCTCCACGCCCTGCACCTGCGGCAGAAGGGCAACAGGAACACCCACAAGGACCTGCTGAGGTTCGCTCAGGTCTTCTCCCAGATGATCCACCTGAACGAGCCCGTGAAAGCCAAGGACATCGAGAGCGTCCTGCGCTGCAGCGTGCTGGAGATCGAGCAGGGCATGGCGCGCATCAAAACCACGCCGGACGCCGACATCCACACGGCCATGGACAACTACGAGTGCAACATCTTCACCTTCCTCTACCTGGTGTGCATCTCCACCAAGACGCAGTGCAGCGAGGACGACCAGTCCCGCATCAACAAGCAGATCTACAACCTGATCCACCTGGACCCGCGCACGCGCGACGGCTCCAGCCTGCTGCACCACGCCGTCAACTCGGGCACGCCCGTGGACGACTTCCACACCAACGACGTGTGCAGCTTCCCCAACGCCCTGGTCACCAAGCTCCTGCTGGACTGCGGCGCCGACGTCAACGCCGTGGACAACGAGGGGAACAGCCCTCTGCACATCATCGTGCAGTACCACCGGCCCATCAGCGACTTCTTGACGTTGCACTCCATCATCATCAGCCTGGTGGAGGCCGGCGCCCACACGGACATGACcaacaagcagaagaaaacccCTCTGGATAAAAGTACCACCGGGGTGTCCGAAATCCTCCTTAAAACTCAAATGAAGCTGAGTCTCAAGTGCCTGGCTGCCCGCGCCGTGCGGATCTACAACATCAGCTACCAAAACCAGATCCCCAGAACTCTGGAGGAGTTTGTCCAGTTCCACTAG
- the FEM1B gene encoding protein fem-1 homolog B isoform X2, producing MEGLAGFVIDGATALWCAAGAGHFEVVKLLVSHGANVNHTTVTNSTPLRAACFDGRLDIVKYLVENNANISIANKYDNTCLMIAAYKGHTDVVRYLLEQHADPNAKAHCGATALHFAAEAGHLEIVRELVRWKAAMMVNGHGMTPLKVAAESCKADVVELLLAHADCDRRSRIEALELLGASFANDRENYDILKTYHYLYLAMLERYRDSENVIEKEVLPQIEAYGNRSECRTPQELESIRQDRDALHMEGLIVRERILGSDNIDVSHPIIYRGAVYADNMEFEQCIKLWLHALHLRQKGNRNTHKDLLRFAQVFSQMIHLNEPVKAKDIESVLRCSVLEIEQGMARIKTTPDADIHTAMDNYECNIFTFLYLVCISTKTQCSEDDQSRINKQIYNLIHLDPRTRDGSSLLHHAVNSGTPVDDFHTNDVCSFPNALVTKLLLDCGADVNAVDNEGNSPLHIIVQYHRPISDFLTLHSIIISLVEAGAHTDMTNKQKKTPLDKSTTGVSEILLKTQMKLSLKCLAARAVRIYNISYQNQIPRTLEEFVQFH from the exons ATGGAGGGGCTGGCGGG CTTCGTCATCGACGGCGCCACCGCGCTGTGGTGCGCGGCCGGCGCCGGCCACTTCGAGGTGGTCAAGCTGCTGGTGAGCCACGGCGCCAACGTCAACCACACCACGGTGACCAACTCGACGCCTCTGCGGGCGGCCTGCTTCGATGGCCGGCTGGACATCGTCAAGTACCTGGTGGAGAACAACGCCAACATCAGCATCGCCAACAAGTACGACAACACCTGCCTGATGATCGCGGCCTACAAGGGCCACACGGACGTGGTGCGCtacctgctggagcagcacgCCGACCCCAACGCCAAGGCTCACTGCGGGGCCACCGCCCTGCACTTCGCCGCCGAGGCCGGGCACCTGGAGATCGTCAGGGAGCTGGTCAGGTGGAAGGCGGCCATGATGGTCAACGGCCACGGCATGACGCCGCTCAAGGTGGCCGCCGAGAGCTGCAAGGCCGACgtggtggagctgctgctggctcacgCCGACTGcgacaggaggagcaggatcgaagctctggagctgctgggggccTCGTTTGCCAACGACAGGGAGAACTACGACATTTTGAAGACTTACCACTATTTATATTTAGCCATGCTGGAGAGGTACCGCGACAGCGAGAACGTCATCGAGAAGGAGGTGCTTCCCCAGATCGAGGCTTACGGAAACAGGTCGGAATGCAGGACCCCTCAGGAGCTGGAGTCCATTAGGCAGGACAGAGATGCCCTTCACATGGAAGGCCTCATAGTGCGGGAGAGAATCCTGGGCTCGGACAATATCGACGTCTCCCACCCCATCATTTACCGGGGCGCCGTCTACGCGGACAACATGGAGTTCGAGCAGTGCATCAAGCTCTGGCTCCACGCCCTGCACCTGCGGCAGAAGGGCAACAGGAACACCCACAAGGACCTGCTGAGGTTCGCTCAGGTCTTCTCCCAGATGATCCACCTGAACGAGCCCGTGAAAGCCAAGGACATCGAGAGCGTCCTGCGCTGCAGCGTGCTGGAGATCGAGCAGGGCATGGCGCGCATCAAAACCACGCCGGACGCCGACATCCACACGGCCATGGACAACTACGAGTGCAACATCTTCACCTTCCTCTACCTGGTGTGCATCTCCACCAAGACGCAGTGCAGCGAGGACGACCAGTCCCGCATCAACAAGCAGATCTACAACCTGATCCACCTGGACCCGCGCACGCGCGACGGCTCCAGCCTGCTGCACCACGCCGTCAACTCGGGCACGCCCGTGGACGACTTCCACACCAACGACGTGTGCAGCTTCCCCAACGCCCTGGTCACCAAGCTCCTGCTGGACTGCGGCGCCGACGTCAACGCCGTGGACAACGAGGGGAACAGCCCTCTGCACATCATCGTGCAGTACCACCGGCCCATCAGCGACTTCTTGACGTTGCACTCCATCATCATCAGCCTGGTGGAGGCCGGCGCCCACACGGACATGACcaacaagcagaagaaaacccCTCTGGATAAAAGTACCACCGGGGTGTCCGAAATCCTCCTTAAAACTCAAATGAAGCTGAGTCTCAAGTGCCTGGCTGCCCGCGCCGTGCGGATCTACAACATCAGCTACCAAAACCAGATCCCCAGAACTCTGGAGGAGTTTGTCCAGTTCCACTAG
- the CLN6 gene encoding ceroid-lipofuscinosis neuronal protein 6 isoform X2 — translation MQGSARRRPFPAAAPGSPPPAGPLYPGRHGAVKAEDTFKTSPFHLDLWFYFTLQNWVLDFGRPIAMIILPLEWFPLNKPSAGDYFHMAYNVITPFLLLKLIERSPKTLPRSMVYVSIITFVMGASIHLVGDSVNHRLIFSGYQHHLSVRENPIIRNLKPETLIDSFELLYYYDEYLGHSMWYIPFFLILFIYFTGCFTPAAEQPRMPLAALLLVGPSSLYYWYLVTEGQIFILYIFTFFAMMALVMHQRRKGLVLDSNGLFLFLSFIITLLLIAAWVGWLWNDKTLRKKYPGVIYIPEPWAFYTLHMNNLHAAKGAF, via the exons aTGCAGGGCTCGGCGCGGCGCCGGCCGTTcccggccgcggccccgggcTCGCCCCCGCCCGCCGGGCCGCTCTACCCGGGCAG gcACGGGGCGGTGAAGGCCGAGGACACCTTCAAGACGTCCCCGTTCCACCTGGACCTGTGGTTCTACTTCACCCTGCAGAACTGGGTGCTGGATTTCGGGCGCCCCATCGCCATG ATCATCCTCCCTCTGGAATGGTTTCCTCTGAACAAACCCAGCGCTGGAGATTATTTCCACATGGCTTACAACGTTATCacccccttcctgctgctgaag ctcatCGAGAGGTCCCCCAAGACCCTGCCCAGGTCCATGGTCTACGTCAGCATCATCACCTTCGTGATGGGCGCCAGCATCCACCTGGTGGGAGACTCGGTGAACCACCGGCTGATCTTCAGCGGGTACCAGCACCACCTGTCTGTCAGGGAGAACCCCATCATCAGGAACCTCAAACCCGAGACCCTG ATCGACTCCTTCGAGCTGCTCTACTACTACGACGAGTATTTGGGGCACTCCATGTG GTACATCCCGTTTTTCCTGATCCTGTTCATTTACTTCACGGGCTGCTTCACGCCGGCGGCGGAGCAGCCCCGGAtgcccctggctgccctgctcctggtgggGCCCAGCAGCCTCTACTACTG GTACCTGGTGACGGAGGGCCAGATCTTCATCCTCTACATCTTCACCTTCTTCGCCATGATGGCCCTGGTGATGCACCAGCGGCGCAaggggctggtgctggacaGCAACGggctcttcctcttcctctccttcatcATCACCCTGCTGCTCATCGCCGCCTGGGTGGGCTGGCTCTGGAATGACAAAACCCTCCGGAAGAAGTACCCGGGGGTGATTTACATCCCGGAGCCCTGGGCCTTCTACACCCTGCACATGAACAACCTGCACGCGGCCAAGGGCGCCTTTTGA
- the CLN6 gene encoding ceroid-lipofuscinosis neuronal protein 6 isoform X1 produces the protein MQKLKIVALNSALFTLLKRPGRASPPGRVRDGDSLVLSCPACSSALPSRSSQGRGGAALAWADSSASCQSCSRALCPSVPSRHGAVKAEDTFKTSPFHLDLWFYFTLQNWVLDFGRPIAMIILPLEWFPLNKPSAGDYFHMAYNVITPFLLLKLIERSPKTLPRSMVYVSIITFVMGASIHLVGDSVNHRLIFSGYQHHLSVRENPIIRNLKPETLIDSFELLYYYDEYLGHSMWYIPFFLILFIYFTGCFTPAAEQPRMPLAALLLVGPSSLYYWYLVTEGQIFILYIFTFFAMMALVMHQRRKGLVLDSNGLFLFLSFIITLLLIAAWVGWLWNDKTLRKKYPGVIYIPEPWAFYTLHMNNLHAAKGAF, from the exons ATGCAAAAGTTAAAAATAGTTGCACTTAATTCAGCACTTTTCACCTTGCTGAAGAGACCGGGAAGAGCCTCCCCACCGGGACGGGTCAGGGACGGCGACAGCTTGGTgctctcctgtcctgcctgctcctcagctTTGCCATCCCGCAGCTCCCAGGGCCGGGGAGGCGCAGCTTTGGCGTgggctgacagctctgcctcctgccagagctgctccagggccctgtgtccctctgtcccctccaggcACGGGGCGGTGAAGGCCGAGGACACCTTCAAGACGTCCCCGTTCCACCTGGACCTGTGGTTCTACTTCACCCTGCAGAACTGGGTGCTGGATTTCGGGCGCCCCATCGCCATG ATCATCCTCCCTCTGGAATGGTTTCCTCTGAACAAACCCAGCGCTGGAGATTATTTCCACATGGCTTACAACGTTATCacccccttcctgctgctgaag ctcatCGAGAGGTCCCCCAAGACCCTGCCCAGGTCCATGGTCTACGTCAGCATCATCACCTTCGTGATGGGCGCCAGCATCCACCTGGTGGGAGACTCGGTGAACCACCGGCTGATCTTCAGCGGGTACCAGCACCACCTGTCTGTCAGGGAGAACCCCATCATCAGGAACCTCAAACCCGAGACCCTG ATCGACTCCTTCGAGCTGCTCTACTACTACGACGAGTATTTGGGGCACTCCATGTG GTACATCCCGTTTTTCCTGATCCTGTTCATTTACTTCACGGGCTGCTTCACGCCGGCGGCGGAGCAGCCCCGGAtgcccctggctgccctgctcctggtgggGCCCAGCAGCCTCTACTACTG GTACCTGGTGACGGAGGGCCAGATCTTCATCCTCTACATCTTCACCTTCTTCGCCATGATGGCCCTGGTGATGCACCAGCGGCGCAaggggctggtgctggacaGCAACGggctcttcctcttcctctccttcatcATCACCCTGCTGCTCATCGCCGCCTGGGTGGGCTGGCTCTGGAATGACAAAACCCTCCGGAAGAAGTACCCGGGGGTGATTTACATCCCGGAGCCCTGGGCCTTCTACACCCTGCACATGAACAACCTGCACGCGGCCAAGGGCGCCTTTTGA
- the CALML4 gene encoding calmodulin-like protein 4 isoform X1, which translates to MAKFLSQDQINEFKECFSLYDKKQKGKIKASDLLAVMRCLGASPTPGEVQRHLQLHRIDRNAELDFSTFLNIMYRQMKQEEPQEEILRALAMIDRQKRGVIPVPELRAKLTRLGEKLSEEEVDDLLKEAKVGPNGTIKYEEFVRHICLPSVDY; encoded by the exons ATG GCAAAGTTTCTGTCCCAGGATCAAATTAACG AGTTCAAGGAATGTTTTTCCCTGTACGacaagaaacaaaaagggaagATCAAAGCCTCGGACCTGCTGGCAGTGATGCGGTGCCTGGGAGCCAGCCCCACGCCGGGAGAGGTGCAGAGacacctgcagctgcacaggatCG ACAGGAACGCAGAGCTGGACTTCTCCACCTTCCTGAACATCATGTACAGGCAGATGAAgcaggaggagccccaggaggagATCCTGAGGGCCCTGGCCATGATTGACCGGCAGAAGAGAGGAGTGATCCCCGTGCCCGAGCTCCGCGCCAAGCTCACCCGCCTGGGGGAGAAGCTTTCCGAGGAGGAAG TGGATGACCTGCTGAAAGAAGCCAAAGTTGGGCCAAATGGAACCATCAAGTACGAGGAGTTTGTGCGCCACATCTGCCTGCCCTCGGTCGACTACTGA
- the CALML4 gene encoding calmodulin-like protein 4 isoform X2, translating into MRCLGASPTPGEVQRHLQLHRIDRNAELDFSTFLNIMYRQMKQEEPQEEILRALAMIDRQKRGVIPVPELRAKLTRLGEKLSEEEVDDLLKEAKVGPNGTIKYEEFVRHICLPSVDY; encoded by the exons ATGCGGTGCCTGGGAGCCAGCCCCACGCCGGGAGAGGTGCAGAGacacctgcagctgcacaggatCG ACAGGAACGCAGAGCTGGACTTCTCCACCTTCCTGAACATCATGTACAGGCAGATGAAgcaggaggagccccaggaggagATCCTGAGGGCCCTGGCCATGATTGACCGGCAGAAGAGAGGAGTGATCCCCGTGCCCGAGCTCCGCGCCAAGCTCACCCGCCTGGGGGAGAAGCTTTCCGAGGAGGAAG TGGATGACCTGCTGAAAGAAGCCAAAGTTGGGCCAAATGGAACCATCAAGTACGAGGAGTTTGTGCGCCACATCTGCCTGCCCTCGGTCGACTACTGA